In Lysinibacillus sp. FSL M8-0337, the following proteins share a genomic window:
- a CDS encoding M15 family metallopeptidase, translating into MHEKLLLPIAHETPTNRSNPIVLNSCEPLMNIDHLHPRIFTQPMYYKQQIASSLQSIYLRQAVYERLQQALLLLPENYSLIVYDGYRPLQVQRFLFTHFAAQLKAQHPNFTKEEIHNKTLKFVAFPREGQEHLLPHLTGGAIDLTLGNSKGKALNLGTAFDELSEKSATRYFEQHPNENKEACVHRRLLYHCMTAVGFTNYAEEWWHYDFHNIAWARRVNAKEAFYGAIEAQIDDYLIKEYRYL; encoded by the coding sequence ATGCATGAAAAATTATTGCTGCCAATTGCACACGAGACACCGACAAATCGATCCAATCCTATTGTGCTTAACAGTTGTGAGCCATTGATGAACATTGACCACCTACACCCAAGAATCTTTACCCAGCCCATGTACTATAAACAACAAATTGCTAGTAGCTTACAATCCATTTACTTGCGCCAAGCAGTATATGAGCGATTACAACAAGCTTTATTACTATTACCTGAAAACTATAGTTTGATTGTCTATGACGGGTATCGACCGCTACAAGTGCAACGATTTTTATTTACACATTTTGCTGCGCAGCTCAAAGCGCAACATCCAAATTTCACAAAAGAAGAAATTCATAACAAGACATTAAAATTTGTCGCTTTTCCAAGAGAGGGGCAAGAGCATCTACTACCACATTTAACGGGAGGAGCCATTGATTTAACACTCGGAAATAGTAAAGGGAAAGCGTTAAATCTTGGGACAGCATTTGATGAGCTTAGTGAAAAATCAGCGACCCGCTATTTTGAACAGCATCCTAATGAAAATAAGGAAGCCTGTGTTCATCGCCGTCTTTTGTATCACTGTATGACGGCGGTTGGCTTTACGAATTATGCTGAGGAATGGTGGCATTATGATTTTCACAATATTGCATGGGCAAGAAGGGTAAATGCCAAAGAAGCTTTTTACGGTGCAATAGAGGCACAGATTGATGACTATTTGATAAAGGAGTATCGATATTTATGA
- a CDS encoding ABC transporter permease produces the protein MSMYTEEINNMSDKSRAQLFDFVEATDGQAEDTAYSNYSYWRSTWKSFLKNRVAVFLLVMVCIIVAFTMFQPYLPAQKSPTEIYLNAQTGLQARNIAPNAEFWFGTNSIGQDLWSRIWAGTRTSLMIGCVVALVEAFVGITIGTLWGFSRKLEMPITQLYNVVDNIPTTIVLILMSYILRPSISTIIIAMCITGWVEMARFIRNQIVILRDREYNLASKCLGTSDYRIIIKNLLPYLISVIMLRMSLAIPFAIGAEVFLTYIGLGLPISEPSLGNLINEGRVLMMSPDLRYQLIFPSIVLSIITIAFYIIGNAFADAADPKNHV, from the coding sequence ATGAGCATGTATACAGAGGAAATCAATAATATGTCAGACAAGTCTCGTGCACAACTATTTGACTTTGTGGAAGCGACTGATGGTCAGGCAGAAGACACCGCCTACTCCAATTACTCCTATTGGCGCTCTACTTGGAAATCGTTTTTAAAAAATCGAGTGGCTGTTTTCTTATTAGTAATGGTTTGCATTATTGTGGCGTTCACCATGTTTCAGCCTTATTTGCCAGCACAAAAATCTCCGACCGAAATTTATCTCAATGCCCAAACGGGATTACAGGCACGTAATATTGCACCAAATGCTGAGTTTTGGTTTGGTACAAACTCGATTGGACAAGATTTATGGTCCCGTATTTGGGCTGGTACAAGGACATCGTTAATGATTGGCTGTGTGGTCGCATTGGTGGAAGCATTTGTCGGCATTACAATCGGAACACTTTGGGGCTTTTCTCGTAAGCTAGAAATGCCGATTACACAGCTTTATAACGTTGTAGATAATATCCCAACAACGATTGTCCTTATTTTAATGTCTTATATTTTACGACCGAGCATTTCGACCATCATTATTGCCATGTGCATTACGGGTTGGGTAGAAATGGCGCGCTTTATTCGAAATCAAATCGTAATTTTACGAGATCGGGAATACAATTTAGCATCAAAATGTTTGGGGACATCAGACTATCGAATTATAATAAAAAATTTATTACCTTACTTAATCTCTGTTATTATGCTGCGCATGAGTTTAGCGATTCCGTTTGCGATTGGCGCAGAAGTGTTTTTAACATATATCGGTTTGGGGCTACCAATTAGTGAACCATCATTAGGGAATTTAATTAATGAAGGGCGTGTCCTCATGATGTCACCTGATTTAAGGTATCAGTTAATTTTCCCTAGTATTGTACTAAGTATTATTACGATAGCATTTTATATTATTGGGAATGCATTTGCTGATGCAGCAGATCCAAAAAACCATGTATAG
- a CDS encoding ABC transporter permease — protein sequence MLRYVGKRLLQSIVTLFIIITIVFSLLRLMPEEGYLGAAAEKMSPAQKEVYLTNLGLRDPLLVQLGNFYSDLLQGDLGKSVTYRTDVPVVTIIADKIMYSLLFGLGAVGLSLLIGVPLGILMAQMKGRWLDRLGTGYIVFVVAVPAAVYYLVIQMYITDIFRLPMLFDEYKQITWLLPLTSMALAPTASYAMWMRRYMVDELNKDYIKLARAKGVKERTLMFSHVLRNAFIPMAQYLPATILFTITGSIYIESLYSIPGMGGLLVDAIQRQDNTIVQGLVLVFSSLGIIGLILGDIAMALVDPRIKLGKGESVR from the coding sequence ATGCTTAGGTATGTAGGAAAGCGTTTGTTACAATCCATTGTTACGCTATTTATTATTATCACAATTGTGTTCTCATTACTACGATTAATGCCGGAAGAAGGCTACTTAGGGGCAGCGGCAGAGAAAATGTCACCGGCTCAAAAAGAAGTGTATTTAACGAATTTAGGGTTACGTGATCCATTGCTGGTGCAATTGGGGAATTTTTATTCGGATTTATTACAAGGCGATTTAGGCAAATCCGTTACATATCGTACGGATGTGCCAGTTGTGACAATTATTGCAGATAAAATAATGTATTCATTGTTATTTGGATTAGGGGCAGTTGGCTTATCGCTGCTCATCGGTGTACCGCTCGGAATTTTAATGGCACAAATGAAGGGACGCTGGCTGGATCGGTTAGGGACTGGCTACATTGTATTTGTCGTCGCAGTACCAGCGGCAGTGTATTACTTAGTTATTCAAATGTATATTACAGATATTTTCCGTTTGCCGATGTTGTTTGATGAATATAAGCAAATCACCTGGCTATTACCGCTTACTTCGATGGCATTAGCCCCGACTGCTTCCTATGCAATGTGGATGCGCCGATACATGGTAGATGAATTAAACAAAGATTACATTAAGCTTGCACGTGCGAAAGGCGTGAAGGAGCGTACCTTAATGTTTAGTCATGTATTGCGCAATGCTTTTATTCCAATGGCACAATATTTGCCAGCAACGATTCTTTTTACGATTACAGGCTCCATTTATATTGAATCTTTGTATTCTATTCCAGGGATGGGTGGATTACTCGTGGATGCTATTCAACGACAGGATAATACGATTGTACAAGGTTTAGTGCTTGTTTTTTCATCGCTTGGCATTATTGGCTTAATTTTAGGTGATATTGCGATGGCGCTCGTGGACCCACGGATTAAATTAGGGAAAGGGGAGAGTGTGCGCTAA
- a CDS encoding dipeptide epimerase — MKIKDIVVATVKAPLIVPFKTALRTVQSIENIAVYVHSEHGQIGIGEAAPTAVITGETLGSIRDAIEHYIKPAIVGMDIQEIALVMERMDNSIYQNTSAKAAVDMALYDLLAQLHKTPLYKLLGGYRKALTTDITISVNSVAHMIKDSLSAVERGFQILKVKVGKDPATDIQRVMAIRDAVGKAVTLRVDANQGWTPKEAVRIIRALEDADSNIELVEQPVHYADLTGMQYVTANTLTNILADESVFSAKDALTIIERRAADFINIKLMKTGGIFHAQKICHIAEAHGIACMMGCMLETKISVSAAAHFAASQKNITMIDLDGPSLCLKDPIAGGPIFNNDRITMTDANGIGFSR; from the coding sequence ATGAAGATTAAAGATATTGTGGTTGCAACGGTGAAAGCTCCGCTTATTGTGCCATTTAAAACGGCATTAAGGACCGTTCAAAGCATTGAAAATATTGCCGTTTATGTGCATAGTGAGCATGGGCAAATTGGCATAGGTGAGGCTGCGCCAACTGCTGTTATTACAGGAGAAACTTTAGGGTCGATTAGAGATGCTATTGAACATTATATTAAGCCAGCCATAGTAGGTATGGATATACAAGAAATAGCCCTTGTGATGGAGCGAATGGACAACAGTATTTATCAAAATACGAGTGCGAAAGCGGCGGTAGATATGGCGCTTTATGATTTATTAGCACAGCTTCACAAGACCCCATTGTATAAATTATTAGGGGGCTATCGTAAGGCATTGACAACGGATATTACAATTAGCGTGAATAGTGTAGCGCATATGATAAAAGATAGCCTATCTGCGGTGGAACGAGGCTTTCAAATATTGAAGGTCAAGGTTGGCAAGGATCCAGCGACAGATATCCAGCGTGTGATGGCTATACGGGATGCAGTAGGCAAAGCCGTTACATTACGTGTAGATGCCAATCAAGGGTGGACGCCAAAAGAAGCGGTTCGGATTATTCGTGCACTTGAAGATGCGGATAGCAATATCGAGTTAGTGGAACAGCCTGTGCACTATGCTGATTTAACCGGCATGCAATATGTAACAGCCAATACGTTGACCAATATTCTAGCTGATGAAAGTGTCTTTTCGGCAAAAGATGCCCTCACTATTATCGAACGACGTGCTGCTGATTTCATCAATATTAAGTTAATGAAAACAGGTGGCATTTTTCATGCGCAAAAGATTTGCCATATTGCAGAAGCGCATGGCATTGCTTGTATGATGGGCTGCATGCTTGAAACAAAAATTAGTGTCAGTGCGGCTGCACATTTTGCTGCATCACAAAAAAATATCACAATGATAGATTTAGACGGACCAAGTTTATGTTTGAAAGATCCTATTGCAGGTGGTCCTATTTTTAACAATGATCGAATCACAATGACGGATGCAAATGGTATAGGATTTTCAAGATAA
- a CDS encoding peptide ABC transporter substrate-binding protein: MRKRKWFLLVCLVVLFCAACSNDSSDEKKSEYRVVYSGEIKTLNYLKTSETNEFAVAANLVDGLIEYDKYGIVQPGLAKEWSSNEDATVWTFKLRDDVKWVTHNGKEYADLVAQDFVDGLQYVLDAKNESSTVWSAMVVKNGEAFYNGELTDFSKVGIKAIDQHTIEYTLEAPTPYFLSMLNYVCFFPVNGKFLTEKGEQFGTTRENFLYNGAYLLDKFEPQNERVLVKNDTYWDKDNVLIDRIRYKYNKEAATVAPELFLRGEIDTATIPTSIIDEWLKDDKKKLQVRQTQNNFYSYFYALNFDPQFAVEYEPENWKVAVNNKDFRKSLFHALDRVSAMLTVEPFNPQDLLSNTITPRNFVDVEGVDYTQLDPLAAITNNDSFNKDLALQYKDKAKAALEGKATFPVKVLMPYNAGMPDWANRTQVIEQQVEKLLGADYVDIIVEAGPSTGFLSEVRRPGKFALLEANWGPDYADPSTYTEPFSVDGTYNKPELAEGYKEANGQTVYLNLLEKAKTTIDTAERYNLFAQAEAFLIEEAFVIPYSVGGSGYVASKLNPFEAQYSPFGVTAEKFKGQQVLAKPMSNDDFKKALAQWEQERADALANAAK, from the coding sequence ATGAGGAAAAGGAAATGGTTTCTTTTAGTATGTCTAGTCGTCTTATTTTGTGCAGCCTGTAGTAATGATTCTTCGGATGAAAAAAAATCCGAATATCGGGTCGTCTATTCAGGAGAAATTAAAACATTAAACTATTTAAAAACATCTGAAACAAATGAATTTGCTGTAGCTGCCAATTTAGTGGATGGCCTCATTGAATATGATAAGTATGGGATTGTGCAACCAGGCTTAGCGAAAGAATGGTCGTCAAATGAAGATGCGACTGTCTGGACATTTAAGCTTCGTGATGATGTGAAATGGGTTACCCACAATGGTAAGGAATATGCAGATTTAGTGGCACAAGACTTTGTCGATGGTTTGCAGTATGTGTTAGATGCCAAAAATGAATCTTCGACCGTCTGGAGTGCGATGGTTGTCAAAAATGGTGAGGCGTTTTATAACGGTGAGCTAACTGATTTTTCAAAAGTGGGCATCAAAGCTATCGACCAACATACGATTGAATATACGTTGGAGGCTCCTACACCTTATTTTCTGTCGATGTTGAATTATGTATGTTTCTTCCCTGTAAATGGAAAATTTTTAACGGAAAAGGGGGAACAATTTGGAACTACACGTGAAAATTTCTTGTATAACGGTGCCTATCTATTAGACAAATTCGAACCTCAAAATGAGCGTGTTCTTGTAAAAAATGACACATATTGGGATAAAGACAACGTGCTGATTGACCGCATTCGGTATAAATATAACAAAGAAGCAGCAACCGTTGCGCCCGAACTATTTTTACGAGGTGAAATCGACACAGCAACCATTCCCACTTCCATTATTGACGAATGGCTGAAGGATGATAAGAAAAAATTGCAAGTACGTCAAACGCAAAATAATTTTTATTCGTATTTTTATGCGCTCAACTTTGACCCACAATTTGCTGTGGAATATGAACCTGAAAACTGGAAGGTCGCAGTCAATAATAAAGATTTCAGAAAATCGCTTTTCCATGCGCTAGATCGTGTATCAGCGATGCTAACGGTGGAACCATTTAATCCTCAAGATTTACTAAGCAATACGATCACACCGAGAAACTTTGTCGATGTTGAAGGAGTCGACTATACACAACTTGACCCATTAGCGGCGATTACCAACAATGATTCTTTTAATAAAGACTTAGCTTTACAGTATAAGGACAAAGCGAAGGCGGCGTTAGAAGGGAAAGCGACATTTCCAGTAAAGGTATTAATGCCATACAACGCGGGGATGCCTGACTGGGCTAATCGTACACAAGTCATTGAACAACAAGTGGAAAAATTATTAGGTGCGGACTATGTGGATATTATCGTTGAAGCAGGTCCTTCGACAGGTTTCTTATCAGAAGTTCGACGCCCTGGTAAATTTGCATTACTAGAAGCGAACTGGGGGCCAGATTATGCTGACCCGTCAACGTATACAGAACCATTTAGTGTAGATGGTACTTATAATAAGCCAGAGTTAGCTGAAGGTTACAAAGAAGCAAATGGTCAAACTGTGTACTTGAATTTATTAGAAAAGGCGAAAACGACAATCGATACAGCCGAGCGTTATAACCTATTTGCTCAAGCAGAAGCGTTCTTAATTGAAGAGGCCTTTGTTATTCCATATTCTGTAGGTGGTAGCGGCTATGTAGCTTCAAAATTAAATCCATTTGAAGCCCAGTACTCACCATTTGGTGTGACAGCAGAGAAGTTCAAAGGGCAGCAAGTGTTAGCAAAGCCAATGAGTAATGATGACTTTAAGAAAGCGTTGGCACAGTGGGAGCAAGAACGTGCGGATGCATTAGCGAATGCAGCCAAATAA
- a CDS encoding M55 family metallopeptidase → MKVYISADIEGITGTTSWSETELNAPDYHFFQKQMTKEVEAAIEGAILGGATEILLKDAHDSARNLDISNLPVNCKVIRGWTYDPMCMVAGLDSSFNRAIFIGYHSKGGSERNPLAHTLCVTADIKINGEYASEFLINTYAAALHGVPVSFVSGDVGLTEEIETFNPNIVTFATKEGVGNATISVSPRLAIAETKRLVEASMKVSRNNLQVTLPKQFVVEIIYRDHTRAYRNSFYPNASFKPHNTVEFVTDDYFEVLRILQFLT, encoded by the coding sequence ATGAAAGTCTATATTAGTGCGGATATTGAAGGTATTACAGGTACAACCTCTTGGAGTGAAACGGAACTGAATGCGCCTGACTATCATTTTTTTCAAAAGCAGATGACAAAAGAAGTGGAAGCGGCAATTGAAGGTGCCATTTTAGGAGGCGCCACGGAAATTTTACTAAAGGATGCGCATGATTCAGCTCGTAATCTTGATATTTCGAATCTGCCAGTTAATTGCAAGGTCATTCGCGGATGGACATATGATCCGATGTGTATGGTAGCCGGTCTTGATAGTAGCTTTAATCGTGCTATTTTTATTGGCTATCACAGTAAAGGAGGCAGTGAACGTAATCCATTAGCACACACGCTATGTGTTACTGCTGATATTAAAATCAATGGCGAATACGCAAGTGAATTTCTTATCAATACGTATGCCGCTGCTTTACATGGCGTGCCCGTTTCATTTGTTAGTGGAGATGTTGGACTAACAGAAGAAATTGAAACCTTCAATCCCAACATTGTAACATTTGCTACAAAGGAAGGGGTAGGCAATGCCACAATAAGTGTCAGTCCTCGATTGGCAATTGCCGAAACAAAACGACTTGTGGAAGCCTCTATGAAGGTCTCCCGAAACAACTTACAAGTGACATTACCTAAGCAATTTGTAGTGGAAATAATTTACCGTGACCATACACGGGCTTACCGCAATTCCTTTTATCCAAATGCATCGTTTAAGCCCCACAACACAGTTGAATTTGTCACGGATGATTATTTTGAAGTACTTCGGATTTTACAGTTCTTAACATAA